The window TTATTCAAACATGTCCTTCACTCAATTATATTCTAATGTTATCGACTATTTAACCTCCTAGTTTAAAATCTGCTGACAATACTAATGTCTTAGAGACTTGATGATGCGTGCTAGTCAACATGGTAAGTCTCGTGTAATCCCTTGAACCTTATTACGTAACGATACGAACACGGAGTGTCATACAGATAAACACAACTGAGCTCCACACCATTCAACACATAAGATACTTGTATAGTTTAGAAACAATATGTACACAAATTCTTGATACATTATATCAACACGTTTACATTTCGAAAGCAGTACTCAAAAATCCTACAATTGCCCAAGTTTTGCGATCGTAAGATATCAAGATACATGCATGAAGTTGCGAATGAATTTCCTTATTCTTCACTCACTTTTACCCTTGAAAATGCGAAAAAGCCGAGTGGATGTCAACTTCACACCATAGTGAAAAACCGAGTCCTTATTGAATTATCACATAATCAGCATCATGCGGGAAGTTCTCTGAAGGAAAACTCTGCTGAGGATTCTCTTGACGAACTTGAGCATGAGTTTCTGCCTCGTGCTGAAACATCTTGACTAATTCCTCGAGCTCCAATTTTCTCACTTCTACCTGCTCTTCAGAGACGGGCTGTTTCAGTCCAAGATATATTATGCCAACCCCAACCAGAATAGCCCCTATGAATAGTAGAATTCCTGTAAACAGACCAAATGCATATGGTGTGTTACTAGCACCCGGAATTCCATCAACATTAATGCCGAAGAGCCCAGTTATGATAGACAATACAAGTCCGCATCCACCAAAGACCGCTAAATTGTGTGTAACTCGAAGACTTCGGTCCTGGATCAAAATTCCGCAACAATGGGTTTGTTACAAGTATTCTACCTAAAGTACAATATACTTTAACGAGAtccaaataagtaaaaaaaaaatcagttaaatcagtaaaaattagttaagaataaaaaatcagTTACAATCCGTAAAAATTAGTTTCCAACAGTAAAAACCATCTTCAATCAGTAAAAATCTGTTATAATCAGCAAAAATTAGATTTGCATCACTAAAAGTCGGTTACTATTAGTAAAAACCAGGTGAACTAAACAGTGCCTAAGTTATTGAAATTTGCAACTTGCACATGTGCATCACACAAGATTTTTGCCTTTTTGCACCAAACGAGCAGTTAAAATTTGCTTCGGTCTAAAAGCGAGTAGCATAGAAATTACTTGACAAGAAAACATGAAATAGAATATCTAGAGGTCGTTTGGTTTCCTCTTAATTCCTTGGCCTTTCTATTTCAACTGCTTATTTCCATAGTtgtttgattgaaatttttCGAGAAAGCataggaaataaaaatttacatgGAAGCAGAAATTCCCACAAAGTGTAGGAACTTAATTACAATGGGTTGTCACCTTGTTGGTAACTCCAAATTGTGTCAATTGCAAATTTGACAAAGGAAGTAACTTTCAAAGAATTCAAAATTCGTGTCAATCAAACGAGCTCGTAGATGGTCTAAGAATTCCATAAAGTcaacctatgttacttggactcggtaCTGATGTCGGGTACTAGTACGCGTTCAAGTGTCTAATACGtctaatattcaattttacgcctaatatgaagtgtctaagtgccatacgaAATTACCAATTTCCCAACATCAAGGATCAGACACAAGtatgtgaagcaaaatgaagagtccgattAACATAGAAGTCAACTAATAACCAGGAAAGGGACAAAATGTATGACAGATACAAACCTGCAGCCAAGCACGAATATTACTCTGCATAACATCTTGAATGGTAAACAATCGACCACGAACTGCCTCTTGTTCATCAATCATTTCCCTTGTACTCTTTCTTACCAATTCGAGTAAGCCTCTTGCTGCATTCCCACGTAGCTGGTGAAGAAGCTCAAATATGATCTCCTCCCTCGCATGAAGTGACCACTTCACTCTAATGACCTAACTAAACAAAATACATGCAGTCACCAAAACAGACAATGAAATATAAATGAGAGTacaaatgtaaaattattttagatggATATTTCGTTTTAGGCAAAAATCTCGGATACTTTTACAACATAACCTAGCTGGTGAGACCACAAGCATGGAAAAAATGGCGGTCGCAAATGTGTTTGCGGAAATAGTAGTAGTGTCGTGGAAAATGCGGTGtgatttttgaaaaaacaaatcaCATAAAGGGGGTTTTGTACTTATAATTGCATGTTTGTTGTTGAAAAactattattatgcaataaGATGCAACCAGCTATTATAGTTGCATTTAGATTATAGTTGCATTTAGTGTATAAGTAATTGACTTATAagttattagttaattattttttgagttATGATATTTACAGCCCTTAGGGctgtacataaaaattaataaattttatttattattaataattttaactttcaaGAGAATCTAAtctagaaattgaaaaataattaatattttatataattatttttacttcccaaaaaagaataaatgctaaagtaataaagtataattaaatatttatgtttccaaagaaaaaattattaaattacataaataaaatacaagatTCTATCTTATATACAACCCTTAGGGCTCCATATATCATTTTCTTTAAGTGATTGTAATAATTATAGTTAGTGTCTTAATTATAGTTAGTGATCGTAACTACAATTTAAGTGATCGtaactaaaattaatgaaactacaatttaactaaaattataagtaactACAATTTAAGTGAtcgtaataattataattagtgTCTTAATGGGTATTAATGAAACTTCAACCTAAAGACGAATAACGTTGTAACGGTGAAATATTGTTATAACAGTAAAATAATGGCGTTACGGTCAACGTGGCGTTTTAACCTTAAAATTTCATGAACCGCTACATAACAGAATTTAACATAGCGGAACCTTTCAAATAGGTTATGTAATGGGTGTTACGCAAGTAACGGGGGAGTTTTTATTCCATGACACAGGTGCCACAATTCGTCAAAAGTAGGTCGTATATATTAGAATAAAACATTTGACTTATAACATACTTTTATCGTTATTACAAACTGATTAGGGAAGTCATAACTCATAACTCAAACAAGGTTCAACGAAATCTGAAATTTGACTGTAAGTGTTAATCACATTCACAACTAATTATCGATCCTTTTAGCAGTCTCAGAAAACCATTAACTTCAAAAGTCAGCAAGAACAAATTAACCTCATCAAGTGATACCTGCATCTCGTGTGTTTTTTTGGAAGATTTTTTCAACATCTAAAGACAACATAATTGACAAGGTATCACAGCATGGACacttatatagatatattaccGAAGACCTTTAGAGTGAGACAAAGAAACTctaaggggtgtttggtatgaactttttaatactaagtaagagattcaattaccattactacacatatttgtttggtatgatattaggttaacccaatccctttcttgagggtaaaagggtaatggatacccttactttgttaccacccatttatgtcaagtaacaaattctcttttctatgatcaattaagtgtttcccttatattttcataccaaacaacatataactacaacccatacccttacccttactcctctttatcattttcctttccattacattttatattcccataccaaacaccccctaaatgTATTACCTTAGCCCCTCGGGATTTTAATGTATTACCCACAAGAAACACAGATAGCACTGCTGTATATATCACCTTAATAGCAGTTTATCAATACTTTCTTGCATGACCTAAGTATAATTATGGTGCAATGTCTCCAATATACATGCACGAAGAGTGCAAAGATTTCATGCATAATTCAAGCTTCACACTTAGGTGCCTTAATTTTGGCCCTGGTTAAAGTTCAAAATACAAATCTCCCAAACTCTCTTTCACCCTCACATCCAAACAAATAACATGTAAGATCTCAACCAAATGACAGTCTGAGATACCAATTTTTTTCCAAATGGAATCATCATTAGATGACTATCCTAGGTAACACTTCTATGTTCAAAAAGGAACAAATCTTTGTCGATTTGAAAATCTTGCCAATTGGATCCACAGATAATATACTAAGCATCTCTCAAGGTAAATTTCTTGAGAGCttacaaactaaaatgaaaatcaagCAATTTAGGAAATTTGACTAACTtagaaagttaatttttttattttcaatttcaacaatTTGAGAACTCCATCAGTCCATCCTTATAAATCACAAAATACGCGCAAATATAATTCAACTTTACATGCTAACAATGGTACATCATAGAGTTGTAAACATCAATCAACTAAGAAATGTATATACCTGTCTTGATAATTTTCGAACTTCTTGGTTAAGAATCACACCAAAAAGATGCCAATCTTCCTTATTCCTCCTACTCATAAGACATTGCGTAAAATATCAAAACTAAATGAAAAAACTACAGACAACCCagtaaattataaatgattacaTGCTATTGCGAGAACAATACCTATTCACAAACTTCAATTCAACTTCATCTGCGGCACCAAAAATAGATTTCCTAAATAATCTGTACAGcaacaaaaaaaatgtaaacATTCACTGTCTTTTTGCAAATGAATATCAGATTTTGTGATGAAGTAATGCAACATAGGATAAAACATTATTTCCTCTATATCATAGTTGGCATTTAAGACTTCACTGTCTTTTTGCAAATAAATTAAGAGATTTTGTGATAAAATACTATTTCAGACAACCTTTTTTCAAGAACTacctttttaatattttatccaCAAGAATTCCCCTTTTATCCAAATTCTTCTGCAAGAAACACCACTTGACAGATTATGTGAGTTGACTCATTTTCTCCCGTTGACTCCTTTTTACACTTAAAAATTTTGTAAGAAACTAATTTCTCAAAAACATTTTTTGCAAGTActaattaacttttaattttggaCATGAAATACCTCTTAAACAGAACTTTTTGCGCGTAATAATTGTGCGTTTTCTCAACAGTCACCCCTATTCCCCCCCTCTTCAATCTTCAAAGCTCCGCCTTTTTTCTCACTAAAGTCGTCTCATTTACTATCACTAGAGTGACTCATGTTCTCACTAAACTCTACCCATTATATACTTTCAAGATTTCATGAGAGTAACTCCTTACTTTGCAAAATAACCCCTTTTGTTGATAAAGTAACTGTTTGGTTTCATGTATGAAAGTCAATACGTGAGAAGATTTACTGATTGCACTCACTTTGTACTCATTTTGTCATCAAAATACCCATTATCACATACTCAACTTTATTTGTGATAAAAGATGGTTATTTACAATCCCCTAGAAAATGGAACGAACTATTCCTTTCCTTTGGATGTCTAAATCAAGACAAGCAAGCACTTCATTGTAAAACACGCTGGTCTTAAGGGAAATGAGGAGTCTGAGGACAGCAACATCACATATTGTCAGGACTTCTATTCCCCCTAGAGGACTGCAGATTTGCATTTACGCAGCCCCCATAACATGctttagttgtttaattaattatgtttttcgTTATCTAGAAGAATAATTAGGAATCTGAAAACTCGCCTATCATCCCAACGGGCAAGACGACAGGCTAGATGAGCAATAACTTCATGTATTGTTCTTGGTGCATTATAACCAGCAGCAATAAGAAGCTCCTGGGGAAGACCAATTACAAAATCAGTTTAGAACATTTACATGTGATTCACATGAACAGAAAATAAATCCTAGaagaattgtcattgagatgaTGCACCTGAACTTCCATCACTCCTAACACATTTACATTTGACGCAGATCCCTTGACATGCATTGCTGTTACTAAAAAGTTCTGTGCTTGCCAGGAACGTAGAACGACAGGAATATCATCTTCATCTAGAGGATCACCAGCTGACTGCCCCAATAGCTCGAACAAAATCCCTCCAGCGACTCTAACTGGGACCTGGTAAACAAATGTAGTGACATCAGCATCAAAATCTGCACATTTCAGGTGATGACAGCATCAATTAAAGTATCCCctcattttccaaaaaaaaataaaaataaaaaatcataatacaATGGACTAACACATGTATCCATTTCTCAAGTAATATACTTCACTTTGATTAATGTTGATTTCTGAATCAAGCCCATCTTTTTACTTTTGAAAGTTCAATATTTGTAAATTTGGTCTTCATTTTGGTGGACAagaaacataattaaaaatcgtAATCAGTCACTCACTCCTCAAGCCCTATTCTCCAATCCTTCCACATTATATAGATCAATTTGGCAGCCAAAGCTAAGAGCCATCCATAATTAACATAATTAATTGCACCGCCATAGACTGTACTAAGTGCAAGAAATGGCTTCAGTCCGCCAAGTACATGTGTTCAAGAAAAGTCATAGCTGAATAACACTGAATATATCTTACAATCAATTTCCATTTTCTATGAGTAGatcacaacaacaacatttCGTTTTCCCAAAGCCATAATATATGTTCCTTTTATGCGAGGTTTGCGGTcaaatgtacgcaaccttacccatgttagtgataacaaaaggttttttttatcgGTCCATGGTAGAAAACACTATCACCAAGATAccaactttacataaataagaagtgcatataatttaatgagtcattttaatatagtcCAATCAACCCGaaagtaataaaaatgaaatatatatatatatatatatatatatatatatatatatatatatatatatatataaagtgcaTACTTAATAGATAACTCTATGTTCTAATTGGGATTGTGAAGTGACAGCACCACAATTAGCATTCTCTAGTaacaatcaaattttaaataacacaaaacaaagtaataaaaatgaagaatatacgaTGTGCATACTTAACACTTGCTACTTATGTCTATTAAAAgcaaattacttttaaaaaatagttgATGGGTTCAACTTTTACTTGAAGGAGCAAGGAGTTGGAGAGTGGGCTACAACAAGAAAGATAACTAAGAAGCATAAATTTGGAATATCATAAAGGAGCAAATTTTCTTACAGTTTGTACTTATCCATTAagtaaaaacaaacaaattgtaTAAAGTAAATACTGAATTCATTCAAGCAACAGAAAGACTCCAAAGAGTAAAATTATA of the Amaranthus tricolor cultivar Red isolate AtriRed21 chromosome 6, ASM2621246v1, whole genome shotgun sequence genome contains:
- the LOC130815222 gene encoding uncharacterized protein LOC130815222 → MSLKSNEGSNHKRNLTSKPEVSKNHNHRDAIPGTNLWTDGLICGFEYLRGRRKMQKQKTSSQYPYPRKLETDDSQNQKQSFTYGETNISGQNGIYNQDSLYHTELGSYHFPVLDDQMGNQASKIDQFYESRWVPIGWSRISELVNEVQVDVDWASQQFEFMDTEDEVTVAELAAPYWERPAGPVWWCHVDATHPNITSWLSSAQWLHPAVSIALRDESRLISERMKYLLYEVPVRVAGGILFELLGQSAGDPLDEDDIPVVLRSWQAQNFLVTAMHVKGSASNVNVLGVMEVQELLIAAGYNAPRTIHEVIAHLACRLARWDDRLFRKSIFGAADEVELKFVNRRNKEDWHLFGVILNQEVRKLSRQVIRVKWSLHAREEIIFELLHQLRGNAARGLLELVRKSTREMIDEQEAVRGRLFTIQDVMQSNIRAWLQDRSLRVTHNLAVFGGCGLVLSIITGLFGINVDGIPGASNTPYAFGLFTGILLFIGAILVGVGIIYLGLKQPVSEEQVEVRKLELEELVKMFQHEAETHAQVRQENPQQSFPSENFPHDADYVIIQ